In Mytilus edulis chromosome 4, xbMytEdul2.2, whole genome shotgun sequence, the following proteins share a genomic window:
- the LOC139519121 gene encoding heat shock 70 kDa protein 12A-like, which translates to MSDYLLVASIDFGTTYSGYAFSLTTDFKRDPLLIHSNQTWNSGTAQLLSLKTPTCILLNSNRKTKSIGYEAESDYSRIKEEDNENQEDYYFFHRFKMILYDNENLKHQRLKDVTGKTVVASEVFSKFIKALKDHLLTHFDETGKAIEPHEIRWVLTVPTIWRDASKQFMRECAHQAGIDDNKLVIALEPEAASIFCLFQENSRASNERRLLNRTGQKYMIIDLGGGTADITIHERLPKGVDCEYPSLKELHHAIGDDCGGTQVDNAFMEVLRDILGQKLVNLMKKKQPSAYLELLREFETFKRREITDKNYIRIPLVTINELIEELGEDDVDKKIKMSKYKNKIKRNREKFCIDAELMKSFFGPTIDRIVSLVKETSKIKAIKEVSLFVLVGGFSECKYVLRALKEALPNKTFIVPDDPGLSVLKGAVIFGHERIIESRVMMNSYGTKIFEPFDPKVHEMSRKKRAGGRYICPKIFDFIVKKNESVPVGTTIKREYLTDEPQQCYMDLAMYKSDSEFTEYTDEEGCYRVCDATIDIPNPSDEKRTVEIEYLFGDTEIRMTAVETDSGESCNTVLKFI; encoded by the exons ATGTCTGATTATTTGTTGGTTGCATCTATAGATTTTGGCACAACCTATTCTGGGTATGCATTTTCTCTGACGACTGATTTCAAACGTGATCCGCTTCTAATTCATTCTAACCAGACCTGGAATTCAGGAACTGCACAACTGTTGTCACTTAAGACACCTACATGTATTCTTCTGAACAGCAACAGAAAGACCAAATCCATTGGATATGAAGCAGAGAGTGATTATTCGCGGATAAAAGAAGAGGACAATGAAAATCAAGAAGATTATTACTTCTTTCATCGTTTCAAAATGATACTGTATGACAATGAG aatctaaagcatcaaaGACTTAAAGATGTGACAGGAAAAACTGTTGTCGCTTCagaagtattttcaaaatttatcaaagcACTCAAAGATCATTTATTGACTCATTTTGATGAAACGGGCAAAGCCATAGAGCCACATGAAATACGATGGGTATTAACTGTTCCAACGATATGGAGAGATGCATCTAAACAGTTCATGCGGGAATGTGCACATCAG gcTGGTATAGATGATAACAAGCTTGTGATTGCCTTGGAACCGGAAGCAGCCTCTATTTTCTGTCTCTTTCAAGAAAATTCACGTGCATCAAATGAAAGACGCTTGCTTAATCGAACAGGACAGAAATATATGATCATTGATTTAGGAG GGGGTACAGCTGATATAACAATCCACGAGAGACTACCAAAAGGTGTTGATTGTGAATATCCTTCATTGAAAGAACTCCACCACGCTATCGGCGATGACTGTGGTGGAACACAAGTAGATAACGCCTTTATGGAAGTTCTGAGAGATATTCTTGGACAGAAGTTGGTAAATCTGATGAAAAAGAAACAGCCATCAGCCTACCTGGAGCTTCTAAGAgaatttgaaacatttaaaagaaGAGAAATAACAGACAAGAATTACATACGAATTCCCTTAGTGACAATTAATGAGCTAATAGAGGAACTAGGAGAGGACGATGTAGATAAAAAGATCAAGAtgtctaaatataaaaataaaataaaacgcaACAGAGAAAAATTTTGTATCGATGCTGAGTTAATGAAGTCGTTCTTTGGTCCAACAATAGACAGAATTGTATCTTTAGTGAAAGAAACGAGTAAAATCAAAGCAATAAAAGAAGTTTCTCTCTTTGTGTTAGTTGGAGGGTTTTCTGAATGTAAGTACGTGCTTCGCGCTCTTAAAGAAGCATTACCCAACAAAACCTTTATTGTTCCTGATGATCCAGGTTTATCTGTTCTAAAGGGAGCTGTAATATTTGGTCATGAAAGAATTATTGAATCGAGAGTCATGATGAATTCATACGGAACAAAAATCTTTGAACCGTTCGACCCAAAAGTGCATGAGATGTCAAGGAAGAAGAGAGCTGGAGGTCGGTATATATGTCCaaagatatttgatttcataGTAAAGAAAAACGAATCAGTTCCAGTAGGCACAACCATAAAAAGAGAATATTTGACGGATGAACCTCAGCAATGCTATATGGACCTTGCTATGTACAAATCGGACTCCGAATTTACCGAATATACAGACGAAGAGGGTTGCTACCGAGTTTGTGACGCGACGATAGACATACCAAACCCATCAGACGAAAAACGGACCGTTGAGATTGAATATTTATTTGGTGATACGGAGATAAGAATGACAGCAGTTGAAACAGACAGTGGAGAATCCTGTAATACTGTTTTGAAATTCATCTAG